Proteins from one Catenuloplanes atrovinosus genomic window:
- a CDS encoding serine/threonine-protein kinase, whose protein sequence is MRVLGERYRLEHRIGVGGMSEVWRGHDDVLDRPVAVKLIAPHLAEADAVVEQVRTEARSAARLAHPNVASVHDFGMSSVLPGQPAPYIVMELVEGETLADHLRAGPIDWRIAVRVCAEVAAALAAAHVHGIVHRDIKPANVILTPAGVKVLDFGIAAIAGEPDSGLDGTIVGTPAFVAPERLEADTITPATPAADVYALGVLLYLCLARRLPWTPSDLPGVPPNAIPPGVDPSPLPPIAGLPDEVAQLCLQCISRDPDERPTSFAVALLLAEAVDAQVYVPLAGTAPLVREVANGPGWDDATDVLEFPGRHRAEP, encoded by the coding sequence ATGCGCGTTCTGGGCGAGCGTTACCGCCTCGAACACCGCATCGGCGTGGGCGGAATGTCCGAGGTGTGGCGCGGCCACGATGACGTGCTGGACCGCCCGGTCGCGGTCAAGCTGATCGCTCCGCACCTGGCCGAGGCCGACGCCGTGGTCGAGCAGGTGCGCACCGAGGCGCGCTCGGCCGCCCGGCTCGCCCACCCGAACGTGGCGAGCGTGCACGACTTCGGCATGTCCTCGGTGCTGCCCGGACAGCCCGCGCCGTACATCGTGATGGAGCTGGTCGAGGGCGAGACGCTCGCCGACCACCTGCGCGCCGGCCCGATCGACTGGCGGATCGCGGTGCGCGTCTGCGCCGAGGTCGCGGCCGCGCTCGCCGCCGCGCACGTGCACGGCATCGTGCACCGGGACATCAAGCCCGCCAACGTCATCCTCACCCCGGCCGGCGTCAAGGTGCTCGACTTCGGCATCGCCGCGATAGCCGGCGAGCCGGACTCCGGCCTGGACGGCACCATCGTCGGCACGCCCGCGTTCGTCGCGCCCGAGCGCCTGGAGGCCGACACGATCACGCCGGCCACGCCCGCCGCCGACGTCTACGCGCTCGGTGTGCTGCTCTACCTCTGCCTCGCGCGGCGCCTGCCCTGGACGCCGTCCGACCTGCCCGGCGTGCCGCCGAACGCGATCCCGCCGGGCGTGGACCCGTCGCCGCTGCCGCCGATCGCCGGCCTGCCGGACGAGGTCGCCCAGCTCTGCCTCCAGTGCATATCCCGCGACCCGGACGAGCGCCCGACCAGCTTCGCCGTGGCGCTGCTGCTGGCCGAGGCGGTGGACGCCCAGGTCTACGTGCCGCTGGCCGGCACGGCGCCGCTGGTCCGCGAGGTGGCGAACGGGCCCGGCTGGGACGACGCCACCGACGTCCTGGAGTTCCCCGGCCGCCACCGCGCGGAGCCGTGA
- a CDS encoding MFS transporter: MGGEIRSGRVGIALTAVALGGFGIGTSEFAAMGLLPEMAATLHVSIPEMGYGISAYALGVVVGAPLITALTARLDRKLLLLGLMVAFLAGNGLSAIAPNAPLVYLARFIAGLPHGAYFGIASVVAARLVAPERAGRAVAGVMMGLTVSNIIGVPAATAVGQHVHWRLAYGLIAAIGALTMVAVHFLVPRVPAAAHATIRTELGAFRRPQVWFALVTGIVGFGGMFAVYSYVSPTLTEVSGLPAAGVPWVLAVFGVGMTAGTLLGGRLADHSIMGTLFGGMIGMLAVLVLFATTAAWIPAAVLLIFLIGVACQVIGTALTMRLMAASPDAPALAASSNHSALNLANAAGAWLGGVVIAAGYGYLSTAWVGAVLSVAGLLVLSVSRMMERAQPPLAAGLPTARTGS; encoded by the coding sequence ATGGGTGGGGAGATCAGATCAGGCCGGGTCGGCATCGCGCTGACCGCCGTCGCGCTCGGCGGCTTCGGCATCGGCACCAGCGAGTTCGCGGCCATGGGGCTGCTGCCGGAGATGGCCGCCACGCTGCACGTCTCCATCCCGGAGATGGGGTACGGCATCAGCGCGTACGCGCTCGGCGTGGTCGTCGGCGCGCCCCTGATCACCGCGCTCACCGCCAGGCTGGACCGGAAGCTGCTGCTGCTCGGCCTGATGGTCGCGTTCCTGGCCGGCAATGGCCTCTCCGCGATCGCGCCGAACGCGCCACTGGTCTACCTGGCCCGGTTCATCGCCGGGCTGCCGCACGGCGCGTACTTCGGCATCGCGTCCGTGGTGGCCGCGCGCCTGGTCGCGCCGGAGCGGGCCGGCCGCGCGGTGGCCGGCGTGATGATGGGCCTGACCGTGTCCAACATCATCGGCGTGCCGGCCGCGACCGCGGTCGGCCAGCACGTGCACTGGCGCCTGGCGTACGGCCTGATCGCCGCGATCGGCGCGCTGACCATGGTGGCGGTGCACTTCCTGGTGCCGCGCGTGCCGGCCGCCGCGCACGCCACGATCCGCACCGAGCTGGGCGCGTTCCGCCGCCCGCAGGTGTGGTTCGCGCTGGTCACCGGCATCGTCGGGTTCGGCGGCATGTTCGCGGTGTACAGCTACGTCTCGCCCACGCTCACCGAGGTCAGCGGCCTGCCGGCCGCCGGCGTGCCGTGGGTGCTGGCGGTCTTCGGGGTCGGCATGACCGCCGGCACGCTGCTCGGCGGCCGGCTGGCCGACCACTCCATCATGGGTACGCTGTTCGGCGGCATGATCGGCATGCTGGCCGTGCTGGTGCTCTTCGCCACCACCGCGGCCTGGATCCCGGCCGCGGTCCTGCTGATCTTCCTGATCGGCGTGGCCTGCCAGGTCATCGGCACCGCGCTCACCATGCGTCTGATGGCGGCCTCGCCGGACGCGCCCGCGCTCGCGGCCAGCTCCAACCACTCCGCGCTCAACCTGGCCAACGCGGCCGGGGCCTGGCTCGGCGGCGTCGTGATCGCGGCCGGGTACGGATACCTCTCCACCGCCTGGGTGGGCGCGGTTCTCTCCGTCGCGGGCCTGCTCGTCCTGTCCGTGTCGCGAATGATGGAACGCGCACAACCGCCCCTCGCGGCGGGTTTGCCCACGGCCCGAACGGGTAGCTGA
- a CDS encoding SGNH/GDSL hydrolase family protein, producing MGKWALRLSVTISTVLAAITVGPAAHADAAVDYVALGDSYSSGTGATGATGTCMRSPNGYPQLWADRNDPSSFEFVACGGATTDDVRATQVAALDDGTDLVTITIGGNDAGFATGAISCVLGSDEVCLGVVEAARVYIRTQLPGRLDRTYADITGRAPSAQVVVLGYPRLFETGACPGGLSLAKRRALNAAADDLATVTRERAEAAGLTWADTRPIFAGHGVCSATPWINRVNLLNLTSTFHPNNAGYASGYLPTLESVTG from the coding sequence ATGGGCAAGTGGGCACTCAGGCTCTCCGTCACCATCAGCACCGTCCTGGCCGCGATCACCGTCGGGCCGGCCGCGCACGCCGACGCCGCGGTCGACTACGTAGCGCTCGGCGACTCCTATTCGTCCGGCACCGGCGCCACCGGCGCGACCGGTACCTGCATGCGCAGCCCCAACGGTTATCCGCAGCTGTGGGCGGACCGGAACGACCCGTCCTCGTTCGAGTTCGTCGCCTGCGGCGGCGCCACCACGGACGACGTCCGCGCCACCCAGGTCGCCGCGCTCGACGACGGCACCGACCTGGTCACCATCACGATCGGCGGCAACGACGCCGGCTTCGCGACCGGCGCGATCTCCTGCGTGCTGGGCAGCGACGAGGTCTGCCTGGGCGTCGTCGAGGCCGCCCGGGTCTACATCCGCACCCAGCTGCCGGGCCGGCTCGACCGCACCTACGCGGACATCACCGGCCGGGCGCCGTCCGCGCAGGTGGTCGTGCTCGGCTACCCGCGACTGTTCGAGACCGGCGCCTGCCCGGGCGGGCTCAGCCTGGCCAAGCGCCGGGCGCTGAACGCCGCGGCCGACGACCTCGCCACCGTCACCCGGGAGCGGGCCGAGGCGGCCGGGCTGACCTGGGCGGACACCCGCCCGATCTTCGCCGGCCACGGCGTCTGCTCGGCCACGCCGTGGATCAACCGGGTCAACCTGCTCAACCTGACCAGCACGTTCCACCCCAACAACGCGGGGTACGCCAGCGGCTACCTGCCCACGCTGGAGAGCGTGACGGGCTGA
- a CDS encoding biliverdin-producing heme oxygenase, producing MTATHTDQAFALRLRRETGRAHRSAEGAGYLAALTSGQLDREGYALLVAQHYFIYEVLESAAEVMRADPVAGPFAAPELTRLPELVADLEFLLGAGWRDRIEATPGTLDYRARMTATCFGDPAGFVAHHYTRYLGDLSGGFHIGDAVRAAYGLGVDGTRFYRFDTLGDPDEFKNRYRALLDAAPWDRAVQDRLIAEVLVAYDLNNRVFADLHRLTSS from the coding sequence ATGACCGCGACGCACACCGACCAGGCCTTCGCACTGCGGCTGCGCAGGGAGACCGGCCGGGCGCACCGCTCCGCCGAGGGCGCCGGCTACCTGGCCGCGCTCACCTCCGGGCAGCTCGACCGCGAGGGCTACGCGCTGCTGGTGGCGCAGCACTACTTCATCTACGAGGTGCTCGAGTCCGCGGCCGAGGTGATGCGCGCGGACCCGGTGGCCGGCCCGTTCGCCGCGCCGGAGCTGACCCGGCTGCCGGAGCTGGTCGCGGACCTGGAGTTCCTGCTCGGCGCCGGCTGGCGGGACCGGATCGAGGCGACGCCCGGCACCCTCGATTACCGCGCGCGGATGACCGCCACCTGCTTCGGTGACCCGGCCGGGTTCGTGGCGCACCACTACACCCGCTACCTCGGGGACCTCTCCGGCGGCTTCCACATCGGGGACGCCGTGCGTGCCGCCTACGGCCTGGGGGTCGACGGGACCCGCTTCTACCGCTTCGACACGCTCGGCGACCCGGACGAGTTCAAGAACCGGTACCGCGCGCTGCTGGACGCCGCGCCGTGGGACCGGGCGGTGCAGGACCGGCTGATAGCCGAGGTGCTGGTCGCCTACGACCTGAACAACCGCGTCTTCGCCGACCTGCACCGGCTCACGTCGAGCTGA
- a CDS encoding LLM class flavin-dependent oxidoreductase yields MVRIGIVILQDQPWRQSERRWRRAEEWGFDHAWTYDHIGWRTLVDGPWFDAVPTLTAAALVTSEMRLGTLVASPNFRHPVPFAREVTALDDISAGRLLLGVGAGGTGFDSAVLGEPELTPKNRFDRYAEFVELLDLLLREDHVTWRGAHYAAVDARNLPGCVQRPRVPLIMAANGPRGLRLVAKHAQGWVTTGGVPGASLSPPSGAELRAQQEAWWATVEELSRRLDDALDGAGRERGSLDRYLTLDSAPVFSMSSVDAFAEAHGRAAELGFTDVITHWPRADSWYAGDEAVLEEVAARFLTPRVTS; encoded by the coding sequence ATCGTGCGCATCGGAATCGTGATTCTGCAGGACCAGCCGTGGCGGCAGTCGGAGCGGCGCTGGCGCCGGGCCGAGGAGTGGGGCTTCGACCACGCCTGGACCTATGACCACATCGGCTGGCGCACGCTGGTCGACGGCCCCTGGTTCGACGCGGTGCCGACGCTCACCGCGGCCGCGCTGGTCACCTCCGAGATGCGGCTCGGCACGCTGGTCGCGTCGCCGAACTTCCGGCATCCGGTGCCGTTCGCCCGCGAGGTCACCGCGCTGGACGACATCAGCGCGGGCCGGCTGCTGCTCGGCGTGGGCGCGGGCGGCACCGGCTTCGACTCGGCCGTGCTGGGCGAGCCCGAGCTGACGCCCAAGAACCGCTTCGACCGGTACGCCGAGTTCGTCGAGCTGCTCGACCTGCTGCTCCGCGAGGACCACGTGACCTGGCGAGGCGCGCACTACGCGGCCGTCGACGCGCGGAACCTGCCCGGCTGCGTGCAGCGCCCGCGGGTGCCCCTGATCATGGCGGCGAACGGCCCGCGCGGCCTGCGTCTGGTCGCGAAGCACGCGCAGGGCTGGGTCACCACCGGCGGCGTGCCCGGCGCGTCGCTGTCCCCGCCCTCCGGCGCGGAGCTGCGGGCGCAGCAGGAGGCCTGGTGGGCGACGGTGGAGGAGCTGTCGCGGCGGCTGGACGACGCGCTGGACGGGGCCGGCCGGGAGCGCGGCTCGCTCGACCGCTACCTGACGCTCGACTCCGCGCCGGTCTTCTCGATGAGCAGTGTGGACGCGTTCGCGGAGGCGCACGGCCGCGCGGCCGAGCTGGGCTTCACGGACGTGATCACGCACTGGCCGCGCGCGGACAGCTGGTACGCCGGCGACGAGGCCGTGCTGGAGGAGGTGGCCGCCCGGTTCCTGACGCCGCGGGTCACATCGTGA
- a CDS encoding RNA polymerase sigma factor SigF, with protein MGVAATRAHGSTRFDHEHDAAAAEGTELINALAALPETHPSRSALRRRTIEAWLPLARHLALRFSGRGESMDDLVQTAMIGLIKAVDRFDPTFGVDFAGYAIPTIIGEIKRHFRDRTWSVRVPRRLQEMRLAISEANATLSQDLGRSPTVADIAAHLNVTEEEVLEGLEGARAYTATSLSTPVTDEGGMELADTLGSEDHEYELTELRVALGPAMAALDEREQKILTLRFYGNLTQSQIADQIGVSQMHVSRLLAKALVKLRGHLAVD; from the coding sequence ATGGGCGTTGCAGCAACCCGTGCGCACGGGTCGACGAGGTTCGACCACGAGCACGACGCGGCCGCAGCCGAGGGCACCGAACTCATTAATGCCCTCGCGGCGCTTCCCGAAACCCACCCGTCGCGATCCGCACTGCGCCGGCGGACGATCGAGGCCTGGCTGCCGCTGGCACGCCACCTCGCGCTCCGTTTCTCCGGCCGCGGCGAGTCGATGGACGACCTGGTCCAGACCGCGATGATCGGCCTGATCAAGGCGGTCGACCGATTCGACCCGACGTTCGGCGTGGACTTCGCCGGTTACGCGATCCCCACCATCATCGGCGAGATCAAGCGCCACTTCCGCGACCGCACCTGGTCGGTCCGGGTGCCGCGCCGCCTGCAGGAGATGCGCCTGGCCATCTCCGAGGCGAACGCGACGCTCTCCCAGGACCTCGGCCGCTCCCCCACGGTCGCGGACATCGCGGCCCACCTCAACGTCACCGAGGAGGAGGTGCTGGAGGGCCTGGAGGGCGCGCGTGCCTACACCGCGACCTCGCTCTCCACGCCGGTGACCGACGAGGGCGGCATGGAGCTGGCCGACACGCTCGGCTCCGAGGACCACGAGTACGAGCTGACCGAGCTGCGCGTCGCGCTCGGCCCGGCGATGGCCGCGCTCGACGAGCGCGAGCAGAAGATACTGACCCTGCGCTTCTACGGGAACCTCACCCAGTCGCAGATCGCGGACCAGATCGGCGTCAGCCAGATGCACGTCTCCCGCCTGCTGGCGAAGGCGCTGGTCAAGCTGCGCGGCCACCTCGCGGTGGACTGA